The following proteins are encoded in a genomic region of Brachypodium distachyon strain Bd21 chromosome 1, Brachypodium_distachyon_v3.0, whole genome shotgun sequence:
- the LOC100831716 gene encoding phosphate transporter PHO1-3 isoform X1, which translates to MDTLASHAAHISTHYPMAPLETSTHYHSSSRSELHCCSLEPMVKFSKQFEGQLVPEWKEAFVDYWQLKKDIKTLQAAAAGDQGISGPEAPAPTTAVASHWVMRLPFLNPHGHHKEPGAIQVHRKLASAGDDGAVAGVVYETEVLDAAGLPGVEAKAFFGRLDEQLNKVNRFYEKKQGEFLERGESLRRQLQILVELKAAVTEARRRGGSPGSADAEDPSVSCSILHGDQSLRGIAEQEHGGQGKLTKDAMAKITDEEGEDQFSISEGLGESGRIEKPREEVAHKLRTLSGKEVTCQGRSVRITIPVTTPSRTVIAIRDLLFDDMLSQSRKNGGNVGDGCEKLSINKKKVHQAEKMIRGALVELYKGLGYLKTYRSLNMLAFVKILKKFDKVTAKEVQTIYLKVVESSYFNSSDKAIRLMDDVEELFVRHFANGDKRKAMKYLKPNQKEESHSTTFFIGLFTGGFVALFIGYCIMAHIAGMYTQQSNKVYMSTSYPVLSMFSLFFLHLFAYGCNIFMWRKTRINYTFIFEFTPTKELKYRDVFLICTTSMTIVVGVMFAHLTLIVKGYSSSAVQAIPGCLLLVCSIQHCKCEIVAYFCLFLLLYPYEADASIYYVFQVFLLMLVCPFKILYRSSRYDFLRVIRNIILTPFYKVVMVDFFMADQLCSQVPVLRSLEYLACYYITSSYKTQDYGYCTRVKHFRDLAYAVSFLPYYWRAMQCARRWFDEGDINHLVNLGKYVSAMLAAGTKLAYENDNSAGWLSLVVIVSSVATIYQLYWDFVKDWGLLQFNSKNPWLRNDLILKQKYIYFLSMALNLLLRLAWLQTVIHPNIGSLDSRVTLFFLAALEVIRRGHWNFYRLENEHLNNAGRFRAVKVVPLPFHEVEED; encoded by the exons ATGGACACACTTGCGTCGCATGCAGCTCATATAAGTACACATTACCCCATGGCTCCCTTGGAGACATCCACACACTAccatagcagcagcagatcaGAGTTGCACTGCTGCTCCCTGGAACCAATGGTGAAGTTCTCCAAGCAATTCGAGGGCCAGCTCGTGCCGGAATGGAAAGAGGCCTTCGTGGACTACTGGCAGCTCAAAAAGGACATCAAGACGCTGCAGGCCGCTGCTGCCGGTGATCAGGGCATCAGCGGCCCCGAGGCACCAGCACCGACGACGGCCGTGGCTAGCCACTGGGTGATGAGGCTGCCGTTCCTCAATCCCCATGGCCACCACAAGGAGCCTGGCGCCATACag GTGCACAGAAAGCTGGCgagcgccggcgacgacggggCGGTGGCCGGGGTGGTGTACGAGACGGAGGTTCTGGACGCAGCAGGGCTCCCAGGCGTGGAGGCCAAGGCCTTCTTTGGGAGGCTGGACGAGCAGCTCAACAAGGTGAACCGCTTCTACGAGAAGAAGCAGGGGGAGTTCCTGGAGCGTGGCGAGTCGCTCAGGCGCCAGCTGCAGATCCTCGTTGAGCTCAAAGCCGCCGTCACCGAGGCACGGCGGCGTGGGGGCTCGCCGGGGAGCGCCGATGCGGAGGACCCATCAGTCTCTTGCTCTATCCTGCACG GAGATCAATCTCTCAGGGGCATTGCAGAGCAAGAACACGGAGGTCAAGGAAAGCTGACCAAAGATGCTATGGCAAAGATAACTGATGAAGAAGGGGAAGACCAGTTTTCCATTTCTGAAGGTTTAGGTGAATCGGGAAGGATTGAGAAACCAAGAGAAGAAGTTGCCCATAAGCTGAGGACACTCTCAGGGAAGGAGGTCACTTGCCAGGGCAGGAGCGTGAGGATCACTATTCCAGTAACCACACCGTCTAGGACTGTCATCGCCATCCGTGATCTTCTGTTCGACGACATGCTAAGCCAATCAAGGAAGAATGGCGGAAACGTCGGTGATGGCTGTGAGAAATTGAGCATCAACAAGAAAAAGGTGCACCAGGCAGAGAAGATGATCAGGGGGGCACTGGTTGAGCTGTACAAGGGCTTGGGGTACCTGAAGACGTACCG GAGCTTGAACATGTTGGCTTTTGTGAAGATTTTGAAGAAATTTGACAAG GTTACAGCAAAGGAAGTCCAGACAATTTACCTGAAAGTCGTGGAGAGCTCCTATTTTAATAGCTCTGACAAG GCAATCAGGCTAATGGATGATGTTGAGGAGCTGTTTGTTAGACATTTTGCCAATGGTGATAAAAGGAAAGCAATGAAGTATCTCAAGCCAAATCAGAAGGAAGAATCACACTCTACCACATTTTTCATAG GTCTATTCACTGGTGGGTTTGTAGCACTATTCATCGGTTATTGTATCATGGCACATATAGCTGGGATGTACACTCAACAATCAAACAAGGTCTACATGTCAACATCCTATCCTGTCCTTAG CATGTTCAGCCTCTTCTTTCTACATCTCTTCGCCTACGGATGCAACATCTTCATGTGGAGAAAGACACGCATAAATTACACgttcatatttgaattcacACCTACCAAAGAGCTTAAGTATCGTGATGTGTTCTTGATATGCACTACGTCTATGACGATTGTTGTCGGTGTCATGTTTGCACACCTGACACTCATTGTAAAAGGGTATTCTTCAAGTGCAGTTCAAGCAATCCCAGGGTGTCTACTACTGGTATGTTCTATTCAACATTGCAAATGTGAAATTGTTGCTTATTTTTGTCTGTTCCTGTTGTTATATCCATATGAGGCTGATGCTTCTATTTATTATGTATTTCAGGTGTTCTTACTAATGTTGGTCTGCCCTTTCAAAATCCTCTACCGATCAAGTCGTTATGACTTCCTAAGAGTGATCAGGAACATCATTCTAACCCCCTTTTACAAG GTTGTTATGGTTGATTTCTTCATGGCTGATCAGCTTTGTAGTCAG GTACCGGTGCTTAGGAGCCTAGAGTACCTGGCATGTTATTACATAACCAGCAGCTACAAGACGCAAGACTATGGATACTGCACAAGAGTGAAACATTTTAGAGATTTGGCTTATGCAGTATCCTTCCTTCCCTACTACTGGAGAGCCATGCAG TGCGCAAGGAGATGGTTTGACGAAGGGGACATAAACCACCTTGTCAACCTTGGGAAGTATGTGTCAGCGATGCTTGCTGCAGGAACAAAATTAGCATATGAGAATGATAACAGTGCTGGATGGCTGTCACTAGTCGTCATCGTGTCGAGTGTCGCCACTATCTACCAACTCTACTGGGACTTCGTTAAGGATTGGGGCCTTCTACAGTTCAACTCCAAGAACCCTTGGCTTCGTAACGATCTGATACTTAAACAAAAATACATCTATTTCTTATCCATG GCTTTGAACCTTCTTTTGAGGCTTGCTTGGCTTCAGACTGTCATCCACCCTAACATTGGAAGCCTCGATTCTAGAGtaactcttttctttttggcagCTCTTGAGGTGATTCGACGAGGCCATTGGAACTTCTACAG GCTGGAGAATGAACACCTAAACAATGCAGGCAGGTTCAGAGCTGTGAAGGTTGTTCCACTTCCTTTTCATGAAGTGGAAGAGGACTAA
- the LOC100832314 gene encoding pentatricopeptide repeat-containing protein At4g13650 gives MHDHLAALLLRGGRHPSTVHGAAVKLGFLASTYLCNNLLLSYFRSSLPAEARGLFDEMPHRNVVSCSVLISNVSRLGALCEAFLLFSDMLLSGGRGSYDRPNSFALGALVSGCARASDIVAGSQVHASAVKFGVAGDESVAGALVDMYSKCGCVDSSWRVFALSPQRSVVSWTSMIACLVNNDGSSGHRDAALSLLRKMLLLKIWPTNATFSCILKVFDAPGLLPGGKQIHGCLLKMGTEVDPALGTALIAMYGRCGGVDEIAKLSCRIRHDAFSRTSLFVAYARNGYSMEAVWNFREMVMEKMAIDQSTITSLLQVCSSLGQLRLAEEVHCYALKTLFKLDTSLLNATITVYGRCGDIATAEIIFDLLENKDIISWTALLTCYAQNDLPQETLLFFKEMLRKGLGSPIFCITSVLRACSSTTNHAVGRQIHSRAVKLGIDDADSVENALVTMYAKCGSVHIALKIFNSMRSRGIISWNALITSFSQHGNEVAAIQLFDLMQEEGICPDDYTFVGLLSSCSRMGLIAEGCEYFKQMKALYNVEPKMEHYTCMVDLFARAGRFSDALEFIDALPCQPDQLVWEALLASCRTHGNVELGRLAAKKILEIRPEDPSPYITLSNIHASVHMWEEKTWDRTVFDFQRVRKYAGSSWVDPQEPADNIFDAMQVGIT, from the coding sequence ATGCACGACCacctcgccgccctcctcctccgcggcggccgccacccAAGCACAGtccacggcgccgccgtgaAGCTCGGCTTTCTCGCCTCCACTTACCTCTGCAAcaacctcctcctctcctattTCCGCAGCAGCCTCCCCGCGGAAGCCCGCGgcctgttcgacgaaatgcccCACCGCAACGTCGTCTCCTGCTCAGTCCTCATCTCCAACGTCTCCCGCCTCGGCGCTCTCTGTGAGGCCTTTCTGCTCTTCTCCGACATGCTTCTCAGCGGAGGACGCGGAAGCTACGACCGCCCGAACTCGTTCGCTCTGGGCGCCCTGGTCTCTGGGTGCGCCCGTGCCAGTGACATTGTCGCAGGCTCCCAAGTGCATGCTTCTGCGGTAAAATTTGGCGTGGCCGGCGATGAGAGTGTTGCTGGGGCATTGGTTGACATGTACTCCAAGTGTGGGTGTGTGGACTCGTCGTGGCGGGTGTTTGCGCTCTCGCCACAGCGGAGCGTCGTGAGCTGGACCAGCATGATAGCCTGCCTTGTCAACAACGATGGTTCCTCAGGACACCGTGATGCAGCACTTTCCCTCTTAAGGAAGATGTTACTCTTGAAGATCTGGCCAACAAATGCGACGTTTTCTTGCATCCTGAAGGTGTTCGATGCACCTGGGTTGCTCCCTGGAGGGAAGCAAATTCATGGCTGCTTGTTGAAGATGGGCACTGAGGTCGATCCTGCTTTAGGAACTGCTCTTATAGCAATGTATGGTAGATGTGGAGGAGTAGATGAGATAGCCAAGTTGTCTTGTCGGATAAGGCATGATGCATTCTCCAGGACTTCGCTGTTTGTAGCTTATGCACGGAATGGATACAGCATGGAGGCAGTTTGGAACTTTCGGGAGATGGTCATGGAAAAGATGGCAATTGACCAATCAACCATAACTAGCCTGCTCCAGGTTTGTTCATCACTAGGACAGCTGAGATTGGCCGAGGAGGTTCATTGCTATGCCCTAAAGACTCTCTTCAAGCTGGATACTTCACTGCTGAATGCTACCATCACGGTTTATGGCAGATGTGGTGATATTGCGACTGCAGAGATTATATTTGATCTATTAGAAAACAAGGACATTATATCGTGGACAGCTTTGTTAACTTGCTATGCACAGAATGATCTTCCTCAGGAGACACTCTTGTTTTTCAAGGAAATGCTTCGGAAAGGCCTAGGGTCTCCGATCTTTTGCATCACCAGTGTGCTAAGAGCCTGTTCTAGTACCACAAACCATGCTGTTGGACGGCAAATTCATTCGAGGGCAGTGAAGTTAGGAATTGATGATGCCGATTCTGTGGAGAATGCTCTTGTAACCATGTATGCCAAGTGCGGAAGTGTTCACATTGCATTGAAAATTTTCAATTCAATGAGGAGTAGAGGCATTATCTCGTGGAATGCACTAATCACAAGTTTTTCACAACATGGAAATGAGGTGGCAGCCATTCAGCTATTTGACCTGATGCAAGAAGAAGGGATATGTCCAGATGATTACACTTTTGTTGGGCTGTTATCATCTTGCAGCCGAATGGGCCTAATCGCAGAGGGTTGTGAGTATTTCAAACAGATGAAGGCCTTGTACAACGTGGAACCCAAGATGGAGCACTATACCTGCATGGTTGATCTATTTGCCCGTGCTGGAAGATTTTCTGATGCACTGGAATTCATTGATGCTCTGCCTTGCCAACCAGACCAACTGGTGTGGGAGGCTTTGCTCGCTTCATGTAGGACTCATGGTAATGTGGAGTTAGGAAGGCTGGCAGCAAAGAAGATTCTTGAAATACGACCAGAGGATCCTTCACCATACATTACATTATCCAACATTCATGCTTCAGTTCACATGTGGGAAGAGAAAACGTGGGATCGCACTGTATTTGATTTCCAGCGAGTAAGAAAGTATGCAGGAAGTAGTTGGGTTGATCCACAAGAACCTGCAGATAATATATTTGATGCAATGCAAGTTGGAATAACATGA
- the LOC100831716 gene encoding phosphate transporter PHO1-3 isoform X2 yields MDTLASHAAHISTHYPMAPLETSTHYHSSSRSELHCCSLEPMVKFSKQFEGQLVPEWKEAFVDYWQLKKDIKTLQAAAAGDQGISGPEAPAPTTAVASHWVMRLPFLNPHGHHKEPGAIQVHRKLASAGDDGAVAGVVYETEVLDAAGLPGVEAKAFFGRLDEQLNKVNRFYEKKQGEFLERGESLRRQLQILVELKAAVTEARRRGGSPGSADAEDPSVSCSILHGDQSLRGIAEQEHGGQGKLTKDAMAKITDEEGEDQFSISEGLGESGRIEKPREEVAHKLRTLSGKEVTCQGRSVRITIPVTTPSRTVIAIRDLLFDDMLSQSRKNGGNVGDGCEKLSINKKKVHQAEKMIRGALVELYKGLGYLKTYRSLNMLAFVKILKKFDKVTAKEVQTIYLKVVESSYFNSSDKAIRLMDDVEELFVRHFANGDKRKAMKYLKPNQKEESHSTTFFIGLFTGGFVALFIGYCIMAHIAGMYTQQSNKVYMSTSYPVLSMFSLFFLHLFAYGCNIFMWRKTRINYTFIFEFTPTKELKYRDVFLICTTSMTIVVGVMFAHLTLIVKGYSSSAVQAIPGCLLLVFLLMLVCPFKILYRSSRYDFLRVIRNIILTPFYKVVMVDFFMADQLCSQVPVLRSLEYLACYYITSSYKTQDYGYCTRVKHFRDLAYAVSFLPYYWRAMQCARRWFDEGDINHLVNLGKYVSAMLAAGTKLAYENDNSAGWLSLVVIVSSVATIYQLYWDFVKDWGLLQFNSKNPWLRNDLILKQKYIYFLSMALNLLLRLAWLQTVIHPNIGSLDSRVTLFFLAALEVIRRGHWNFYRLENEHLNNAGRFRAVKVVPLPFHEVEED; encoded by the exons ATGGACACACTTGCGTCGCATGCAGCTCATATAAGTACACATTACCCCATGGCTCCCTTGGAGACATCCACACACTAccatagcagcagcagatcaGAGTTGCACTGCTGCTCCCTGGAACCAATGGTGAAGTTCTCCAAGCAATTCGAGGGCCAGCTCGTGCCGGAATGGAAAGAGGCCTTCGTGGACTACTGGCAGCTCAAAAAGGACATCAAGACGCTGCAGGCCGCTGCTGCCGGTGATCAGGGCATCAGCGGCCCCGAGGCACCAGCACCGACGACGGCCGTGGCTAGCCACTGGGTGATGAGGCTGCCGTTCCTCAATCCCCATGGCCACCACAAGGAGCCTGGCGCCATACag GTGCACAGAAAGCTGGCgagcgccggcgacgacggggCGGTGGCCGGGGTGGTGTACGAGACGGAGGTTCTGGACGCAGCAGGGCTCCCAGGCGTGGAGGCCAAGGCCTTCTTTGGGAGGCTGGACGAGCAGCTCAACAAGGTGAACCGCTTCTACGAGAAGAAGCAGGGGGAGTTCCTGGAGCGTGGCGAGTCGCTCAGGCGCCAGCTGCAGATCCTCGTTGAGCTCAAAGCCGCCGTCACCGAGGCACGGCGGCGTGGGGGCTCGCCGGGGAGCGCCGATGCGGAGGACCCATCAGTCTCTTGCTCTATCCTGCACG GAGATCAATCTCTCAGGGGCATTGCAGAGCAAGAACACGGAGGTCAAGGAAAGCTGACCAAAGATGCTATGGCAAAGATAACTGATGAAGAAGGGGAAGACCAGTTTTCCATTTCTGAAGGTTTAGGTGAATCGGGAAGGATTGAGAAACCAAGAGAAGAAGTTGCCCATAAGCTGAGGACACTCTCAGGGAAGGAGGTCACTTGCCAGGGCAGGAGCGTGAGGATCACTATTCCAGTAACCACACCGTCTAGGACTGTCATCGCCATCCGTGATCTTCTGTTCGACGACATGCTAAGCCAATCAAGGAAGAATGGCGGAAACGTCGGTGATGGCTGTGAGAAATTGAGCATCAACAAGAAAAAGGTGCACCAGGCAGAGAAGATGATCAGGGGGGCACTGGTTGAGCTGTACAAGGGCTTGGGGTACCTGAAGACGTACCG GAGCTTGAACATGTTGGCTTTTGTGAAGATTTTGAAGAAATTTGACAAG GTTACAGCAAAGGAAGTCCAGACAATTTACCTGAAAGTCGTGGAGAGCTCCTATTTTAATAGCTCTGACAAG GCAATCAGGCTAATGGATGATGTTGAGGAGCTGTTTGTTAGACATTTTGCCAATGGTGATAAAAGGAAAGCAATGAAGTATCTCAAGCCAAATCAGAAGGAAGAATCACACTCTACCACATTTTTCATAG GTCTATTCACTGGTGGGTTTGTAGCACTATTCATCGGTTATTGTATCATGGCACATATAGCTGGGATGTACACTCAACAATCAAACAAGGTCTACATGTCAACATCCTATCCTGTCCTTAG CATGTTCAGCCTCTTCTTTCTACATCTCTTCGCCTACGGATGCAACATCTTCATGTGGAGAAAGACACGCATAAATTACACgttcatatttgaattcacACCTACCAAAGAGCTTAAGTATCGTGATGTGTTCTTGATATGCACTACGTCTATGACGATTGTTGTCGGTGTCATGTTTGCACACCTGACACTCATTGTAAAAGGGTATTCTTCAAGTGCAGTTCAAGCAATCCCAGGGTGTCTACTACTG GTGTTCTTACTAATGTTGGTCTGCCCTTTCAAAATCCTCTACCGATCAAGTCGTTATGACTTCCTAAGAGTGATCAGGAACATCATTCTAACCCCCTTTTACAAG GTTGTTATGGTTGATTTCTTCATGGCTGATCAGCTTTGTAGTCAG GTACCGGTGCTTAGGAGCCTAGAGTACCTGGCATGTTATTACATAACCAGCAGCTACAAGACGCAAGACTATGGATACTGCACAAGAGTGAAACATTTTAGAGATTTGGCTTATGCAGTATCCTTCCTTCCCTACTACTGGAGAGCCATGCAG TGCGCAAGGAGATGGTTTGACGAAGGGGACATAAACCACCTTGTCAACCTTGGGAAGTATGTGTCAGCGATGCTTGCTGCAGGAACAAAATTAGCATATGAGAATGATAACAGTGCTGGATGGCTGTCACTAGTCGTCATCGTGTCGAGTGTCGCCACTATCTACCAACTCTACTGGGACTTCGTTAAGGATTGGGGCCTTCTACAGTTCAACTCCAAGAACCCTTGGCTTCGTAACGATCTGATACTTAAACAAAAATACATCTATTTCTTATCCATG GCTTTGAACCTTCTTTTGAGGCTTGCTTGGCTTCAGACTGTCATCCACCCTAACATTGGAAGCCTCGATTCTAGAGtaactcttttctttttggcagCTCTTGAGGTGATTCGACGAGGCCATTGGAACTTCTACAG GCTGGAGAATGAACACCTAAACAATGCAGGCAGGTTCAGAGCTGTGAAGGTTGTTCCACTTCCTTTTCATGAAGTGGAAGAGGACTAA